ACCGGCGGCCTTCAGCTCACGACGCCGGCGGCGGCGAGCCCGTCGATCTCTGTCCGCTCCAGGCCCCAGCCTGCCAGCGCCGCGTGCAGATCGATGCCAGGCTCCACCCCCGCGGCAGGCAACGCGGCCGGCGTTCGCGAGAAGCGCGGCGCCGGCGCCGGCTGCACCATGCCGTCGACCTCCACGAAGGTGCCGCGCGCGCGGTTGTGCGGATGCGCGGCGGCCTCCTCCATGCTCAGGACGGGCGCGAAGCACGTCTCGCTGGTCTCGAGCTGCGCGCACCACTCGTCGCGCGTGCGCGTGCGGAACACGTCGGCCAGCTGCGCACGGATGGCCGGCCAGTTGGCCGTGTCGGCGCGATCGGGCAGGCCCGCGTTCTCGAGCCCCATCTGGCGCAGCAACTCGGCGTAGAACTTCGGCTCGGCCGAGCCGATGCTGATGTACTTGCCGTCGCGCGTCTCGTACACGGCGTAGAACGGCGAGCCGCCCCCGGTCACGCTGCGCCCCCTCCCCGGCCACGCACCGCCCGCGCGATGGCCGAAGAAGTAGGTCATGAGCGAGGCCGCGCCATCGACCATGGCCGCATCGACGACCTGGCCCTTGCCGGAGCGCGCGGCTTCGATCAGCGCGCAGGCCATGCCGAAGGCGAGGTACATGCCGCCGCCGCCGAAGTCGCCGACCAGGTTGAGCGGCACCACCGGCGGGCCATCCGCTTCGCCGATCGCCTCCAGCGCGCCCGACAGTGCGATGTAGTTGATGTCGTGCCCGGGGGCCATGGCCATCGGGCCTTCCTGGCCCCAGCCCGTCATCCGGCCGTAGACCAGCTTCGGATTGAGTGCCAGGCAGGGCTCGGGGCCCAGTCCCAGCCGCTCCATCACGCCCGGGCGGAAGCCCTCGATCAAGGCATCCGCGCCTGCGACGAGGCGCTTGACCAGCGC
Above is a window of Variovorax sp. RA8 DNA encoding:
- a CDS encoding CaiB/BaiF CoA transferase family protein encodes the protein MSRTAVPNANSTAAEGKGAPVSRATGPLGGLRVVEMAGLAPGPFAAMMLADMGATVLRVDRPDPAPRAMAQRFYFTDRNRRSIAVDLKSTGGVALVKRLVAGADALIEGFRPGVMERLGLGPEPCLALNPKLVYGRMTGWGQEGPMAMAPGHDINYIALSGALEAIGEADGPPVVPLNLVGDFGGGGMYLAFGMACALIEAARSGKGQVVDAAMVDGAASLMTYFFGHRAGGAWPGRGRSVTGGGSPFYAVYETRDGKYISIGSAEPKFYAELLRQMGLENAGLPDRADTANWPAIRAQLADVFRTRTRDEWCAQLETSETCFAPVLSMEEAAAHPHNRARGTFVEVDGMVQPAPAPRFSRTPAALPAAGVEPGIDLHAALAGWGLERTEIDGLAAAGVVS